The proteins below come from a single Micromonospora citrea genomic window:
- a CDS encoding carbohydrate ABC transporter permease, whose amino-acid sequence MTRLWAASRLTYAALIAAGILSVFPIYWMFVVASRSNDAMGQLPPPVTPGGNFGANVSRLLGNTDAYFVTGLVNSAIVATTVTVSVVFFSTLAGFAFAKLRFRGRNALLMVIIATMMVPTQLGVIPLYMLMTRLNWNDRLPAVIVPALVTGFGVFMMRQYAGQAVSDELIEAARMDGCGTARIYWNVVLPALRPAAAVLGLLTFMTTWNDFLWPYAVLNDPENPTVQLALRTLSDGYYTDMSQVFTGTAIATLPLLLVFVLFGRQIIGGIMEGAVKA is encoded by the coding sequence ATGACCCGCCTCTGGGCCGCCAGCCGGCTCACCTACGCCGCGCTGATCGCCGCCGGGATCCTGTCGGTCTTCCCGATCTACTGGATGTTCGTGGTGGCCAGCCGCTCCAACGACGCGATGGGCCAGTTGCCGCCCCCGGTCACCCCCGGCGGCAACTTCGGCGCGAACGTCTCCCGGCTGCTCGGCAACACCGACGCGTACTTCGTCACCGGTCTGGTCAACTCGGCGATCGTGGCGACCACGGTCACCGTCTCGGTGGTGTTCTTCTCCACGCTGGCCGGGTTCGCCTTCGCCAAGCTGCGGTTCCGGGGACGCAACGCGCTGCTCATGGTCATCATCGCGACGATGATGGTGCCCACCCAGCTCGGCGTCATCCCGCTCTACATGCTGATGACCAGGCTGAACTGGAACGACCGGCTGCCGGCGGTGATCGTGCCGGCCCTGGTCACCGGGTTCGGGGTGTTCATGATGCGGCAGTACGCCGGCCAGGCCGTCAGCGACGAGCTGATCGAGGCGGCCCGGATGGACGGCTGCGGCACGGCGCGGATCTACTGGAACGTGGTGCTGCCGGCGCTGCGCCCGGCCGCCGCCGTGCTGGGACTGCTCACGTTCATGACCACCTGGAACGACTTCCTGTGGCCGTACGCGGTCCTCAACGATCCGGAGAACCCGACAGTGCAGCTGGCGTTGCGCACCCTCTCCGACGGGTACTACACCGACATGTCCCAGGTGTTCACGGGGACGGCCATCGCCACCCTTCCGCTGCTCCTGGTCTTCGTCCTGTTCGGCCGCCAGATCATCGGCGGCATCATGGAAGGTGCGGTCAAGGCGTGA
- a CDS encoding carbohydrate ABC transporter permease, which yields MTVQLDARPPVAPAPRAGRRTRGTRLSRLDTQFSPYLFIAPFFVLFAVFGVYPLIYTLWVSLHDWDLLGSDHPFVGLDNYSRLLADTDFWHAVVNTLGIFVISTVPQLLAALWLANLLNRQLRARTTFRMAVLIPNITSTAAVAIVFGVLFSRDFGMVNWLLDLVGIDAVEWKSNRFASWVAISAMVDWRWTGYNALIFLAAMQAIPRDLYESAAIDGAGRARQFWSITVPLLKPTIIFTVIISTIGGLQLFTEPRLFHSGTNPIRGGPLRESQTVTMYMFENAFAPHYNFGYGSAVAWLLFALIAVVAAVNVLLLRRLGGGARPARADAKPKEGPR from the coding sequence ATGACCGTCCAGCTCGACGCGCGCCCGCCGGTCGCACCGGCGCCCCGCGCCGGCCGGCGTACGCGGGGGACGCGGCTCAGCCGCCTCGACACGCAGTTCTCGCCCTACCTGTTCATCGCCCCGTTCTTCGTGCTCTTCGCGGTGTTCGGGGTGTACCCGCTGATCTACACCCTCTGGGTCTCGCTGCACGACTGGGACCTGCTGGGCAGCGACCACCCGTTCGTCGGCCTCGACAACTACAGCCGGCTGCTGGCGGACACCGACTTCTGGCACGCGGTCGTCAACACCCTCGGCATCTTCGTCATCTCCACCGTCCCGCAGTTGCTGGCCGCGCTCTGGCTGGCCAACCTGCTCAACCGGCAACTGCGCGCCCGGACCACGTTCCGGATGGCGGTGCTGATCCCGAACATCACCTCGACCGCCGCCGTCGCGATCGTCTTCGGGGTGCTCTTCAGCCGCGACTTCGGCATGGTCAACTGGCTGCTGGACCTGGTCGGGATCGACGCGGTCGAGTGGAAGTCGAACCGGTTCGCCTCCTGGGTGGCCATCTCCGCCATGGTCGACTGGCGGTGGACCGGCTACAACGCCCTGATCTTCCTGGCCGCGATGCAGGCCATTCCACGAGACCTCTACGAGTCGGCCGCCATCGACGGGGCCGGCCGGGCCCGGCAGTTCTGGTCGATCACCGTGCCGCTGCTCAAGCCGACGATCATCTTCACCGTCATCATCTCCACCATCGGCGGGCTCCAGCTCTTCACCGAGCCCCGGCTCTTCCACTCCGGGACCAACCCGATCCGGGGCGGACCGCTGCGGGAGTCGCAGACCGTGACCATGTACATGTTCGAGAACGCCTTCGCTCCCCACTACAACTTCGGGTACGGCTCGGCCGTGGCATGGCTGCTCTTCGCGCTGATCGCGGTCGTCGCGGCGGTCAACGTGCTGCTCCTGCGCCGGCTCGGCGGGGGCGCGCGCCCCGCGAGGGCGGACGCGAAGCCGAAGGAAGGACCGCGATGA
- a CDS encoding GH1 family beta-glucosidase: protein MSTLRFPENFVWGAATAAYQIEGAATDDGRGPSIWDTFSRTPGRVHHGHTGDVACDHYHRYADDVALMAELGLKAYRFSVAWPRIQPDGSGPVNPRGLDFYDRLVDALLDRGIDPIVTLYHWDLPQSLQDRGGWTNRETAEHFATYATAVHARLGDRVGTWTTLNEPWCSAYLGYGNGVHAPGERDPGAAFTAVHHLLLGHGLAARALRAGGADTVGITVNPADVRPADPDSAADVAAVRLVDGLHNRIFLDPLLRAAYPEDVLEHVARIIEPTFVRDGDEKLIAAPIDLLGINYYAPTYVAGRPGGAGGSAYPGTEGAVEFLPPTGPLTDMGWMIEPAGLTRLLERIATDHPGVPLMVTENGAAFPDKAGADAPDGAGQVVDADRIAYLDGHLRAAHEAISRGVDLRGYLVWSLMDNFEWAEGYRRRFGIIHVDYLTQRRTPKSSARWYQEVISRNGL, encoded by the coding sequence GTGAGCACTCTGCGATTCCCCGAGAACTTCGTCTGGGGCGCGGCCACCGCCGCGTACCAGATCGAGGGGGCGGCCACCGACGACGGTCGCGGCCCGTCGATCTGGGACACCTTCAGCCGTACGCCGGGCAGGGTCCACCACGGCCACACCGGCGACGTCGCCTGCGACCACTACCACCGGTACGCCGACGACGTGGCGCTGATGGCGGAGCTCGGGCTGAAGGCGTACAGATTCTCGGTGGCCTGGCCGCGGATCCAGCCGGACGGCAGCGGCCCGGTCAACCCGCGCGGCCTGGACTTCTACGACCGGCTGGTCGACGCGCTGCTCGACCGGGGCATCGACCCGATCGTCACGCTCTACCACTGGGACCTGCCGCAGTCCCTCCAGGACCGGGGCGGCTGGACCAACCGGGAGACCGCCGAGCACTTCGCCACGTACGCCACCGCCGTGCACGCCCGGCTCGGCGACCGGGTGGGCACCTGGACCACGCTCAACGAGCCGTGGTGCTCGGCCTACCTGGGCTACGGTAACGGGGTGCACGCCCCCGGCGAGCGGGACCCGGGCGCGGCCTTCACCGCCGTACACCATCTGCTGCTCGGGCACGGGCTGGCGGCCCGCGCGCTGCGCGCGGGCGGCGCGGACACCGTCGGGATCACGGTCAACCCGGCCGACGTGCGCCCGGCCGACCCCGACAGCGCCGCCGACGTGGCGGCCGTGCGCCTGGTCGACGGCCTGCACAACCGGATCTTCCTCGACCCGCTGCTGCGCGCGGCCTACCCGGAGGACGTGCTGGAGCACGTGGCCCGGATCATCGAGCCGACGTTCGTCCGCGACGGCGACGAGAAGCTGATCGCCGCACCGATCGACCTGCTCGGGATCAACTACTACGCGCCCACCTACGTCGCCGGACGGCCGGGCGGCGCGGGCGGCAGCGCGTACCCGGGCACCGAGGGCGCGGTGGAGTTCCTCCCGCCGACCGGTCCGCTGACCGACATGGGCTGGATGATCGAGCCGGCGGGGCTGACCCGGTTGCTGGAGCGGATCGCCACCGACCACCCCGGCGTGCCGCTGATGGTCACCGAGAACGGGGCGGCGTTCCCCGACAAGGCCGGCGCGGACGCCCCGGACGGCGCCGGGCAGGTCGTGGACGCCGACCGGATCGCCTACCTCGACGGGCACCTGCGCGCCGCGCACGAGGCGATCTCCCGGGGCGTGGACCTCCGGGGCTATCTCGTATGGTCGTTGATGGACAACTTCGAGTGGGCCGAGGGTTACCGCCGACGGTTCGGGATCATCCACGTCGACTACCTGACCCAGCGACGCACACCGAAGTCCAGCGCCCGGTGGTACCAGGAGGTGATCTCCCGGAACGGGCTGTGA